A window of the Acetobacteraceae bacterium genome harbors these coding sequences:
- the tatC gene encoding twin-arginine translocase subunit TatC, protein MPLMEHLRELRRRIIWSLAVFLISFGLCYHFSAEIYKFLAEPLMQVMREQGVADPHLISTDLTEGFFTYIRVAMFGALFLSFPFLAIQMWMFIAPGLYKSEKRAFFPFLIVTPILFILGGALAYYGIIPYAWRFFLSFQQGADTGVGIKLEAKISEYLSLVMKLIFAFGCCFELPVGLTLMVRAGLVTVQQLISWRRYAYVAAFALAAVLAPPDAITMIGLAIPLLGLYEVSIIASKIMLRKKKHEDEEVQTDTEN, encoded by the coding sequence ATGCCCTTGATGGAACATTTGAGGGAATTGCGTCGCCGTATTATTTGGTCCTTGGCCGTATTTTTAATTTCGTTTGGCCTTTGCTACCATTTTTCTGCTGAGATTTATAAGTTTTTGGCTGAGCCTCTTATGCAGGTCATGAGGGAGCAGGGGGTGGCTGATCCGCATCTGATTTCAACGGATTTAACAGAAGGGTTTTTCACCTATATTCGTGTTGCGATGTTCGGTGCGCTGTTTCTTTCATTTCCTTTTTTAGCCATTCAGATGTGGATGTTTATTGCGCCAGGTTTGTATAAAAGTGAAAAAAGGGCGTTTTTCCCTTTTTTAATTGTAACGCCTATCCTTTTTATTTTGGGTGGGGCTTTGGCATATTATGGGATTATCCCTTATGCATGGCGCTTTTTCCTCTCTTTTCAACAAGGCGCAGATACAGGGGTTGGCATTAAGCTCGAGGCCAAAATCTCTGAATATCTTTCATTGGTTATGAAACTGATTTTTGCTTTTGGCTGTTGTTTTGAGTTGCCTGTTGGTTTGACTCTGATGGTAAGGGCAGGTCTTGTCACAGTACAGCAATTGATTTCTTGGCGGCGTTATGCCTATGTTGCCGCATTTGCACTGGCGGCAGTCTTAGCCCCTCCAGATGCGATTACAATGATAGGGTTGGCCATTCCTTTGCTTGGTTTATATGAAGTTTCAATTATTGCTTCTAAAATTATGCTGAGAAAGAAAAAGCACGAAGACGAAGAAGTTCAAACAGATACAGAAAATTGA
- the serS gene encoding serine--tRNA ligase: protein MHDIRFIRENPEEFDRQLSRRGIAPISEEILEIDSEWRKLTAETQEFQSKRKSISKEIGLCKRQKQPSDHLEAEVLQLKKSLELSEEKAKEEASKLQAILETIPNLLSEEVPEGKGEEENQIVHEWGKKPDFSFEPRQHFDLGEKLGQMDFPTATKISGARFTILRGGLARLERALGQFMLDLHTQKFGFEETSVPILVNEEAMYGTDKLPKFAEESFQTTDGRWLIPTGEVSLTAMQAEEIIPEEKLPLRMTALTACFRSEAGAAGRDVRGMIRQHQFVKCELVAVTKPEESDAEHERLTRASETVLELLELPYRRMLLCAGDTGFGSTKTWDLEVWLPGAKAWREISSCSNTKEFQARRMNARYRSQEGLKFVHTLNGSGLAVGRTLVAVMENYQTEEGHIRVPKALLPYMGGLEIIS, encoded by the coding sequence ATGCATGATATTCGTTTCATTCGTGAAAATCCGGAGGAATTTGATCGTCAGCTTTCTCGGCGTGGCATTGCACCGATATCTGAAGAAATTTTAGAAATTGATTCAGAATGGCGAAAATTGACGGCTGAAACGCAGGAATTCCAGTCCAAGAGGAAGAGTATTTCCAAAGAAATTGGGTTGTGCAAGCGTCAGAAACAGCCCAGTGATCATTTAGAAGCTGAAGTTCTTCAGCTTAAAAAATCATTAGAACTCTCGGAGGAAAAAGCCAAAGAAGAAGCTTCTAAACTGCAAGCTATTTTAGAAACTATTCCTAATTTGCTCTCAGAAGAAGTGCCAGAAGGAAAAGGGGAAGAAGAAAACCAAATTGTCCACGAATGGGGGAAAAAACCAGATTTTTCTTTTGAGCCTAGGCAGCATTTTGATCTAGGAGAAAAATTGGGGCAGATGGATTTTCCAACGGCAACAAAAATTTCAGGTGCCCGATTTACAATCCTTCGTGGTGGTTTAGCGCGTTTAGAACGTGCATTGGGACAATTTATGTTGGATTTGCACACCCAAAAATTTGGCTTTGAAGAAACAAGCGTGCCTATTCTCGTTAATGAGGAGGCGATGTATGGCACAGATAAGTTACCAAAATTTGCGGAGGAATCTTTTCAAACAACCGATGGAAGATGGTTAATTCCAACAGGTGAAGTCTCTTTAACAGCGATGCAGGCAGAAGAAATTATTCCAGAAGAAAAACTCCCTTTGCGAATGACGGCTTTAACAGCTTGCTTCCGCTCTGAGGCTGGAGCTGCTGGGCGAGATGTTCGTGGGATGATTCGTCAGCACCAATTTGTAAAATGTGAACTTGTCGCTGTTACAAAACCTGAAGAGAGCGATGCTGAGCATGAGCGTTTGACCAGAGCTTCTGAAACTGTTTTGGAGCTATTGGAATTGCCATATCGTCGTATGTTGTTGTGTGCAGGGGATACAGGCTTTGGATCTACTAAGACATGGGATTTAGAGGTTTGGCTCCCAGGAGCGAAAGCGTGGCGTGAAATTTCTTCTTGTTCCAATACAAAAGAGTTTCAGGCGAGACGAATGAATGCGCGTTACCGCTCTCAAGAAGGCTTAAAGTTCGTCCATACATTGAATGGATCAGGCCTTGCTGTCGGGCGTACCCTTGTTGCTGTTATGGAAAATTATCAGACAGAAGAGGGGCATATTCGTGTGCCGAAAGCGCTTCTGCCTTATATGGGTGGCTTGGAGATTATTTCTTAA
- a CDS encoding RNA helicase has product MVQETLLHLRQKKWAEKLFHECQSNGHLWISFQNTTKAAKSISRLNISDAELRHTLFDMMAKNWKKMGLSPLQILQDTTEELQEKGIFLSPIQIEMLALSIGEALGEKNTNFAKSLAKQEEKRLKNQQQIKERAEINRLRELEKIQKWEESLVPFEDLPKILHCSRREALRWIAEKRLVPTKREEKNGIEIYLFDPKLLSRLKKSVFEWRRDESPQYKKPHELPIVPRGSREGNAAIAKVAALDKFAAHFKTARAMKRHITIITGPTNSGKSYAALKALTKAESGMALAPLRLLAHEFYDSLLSQGIKTSLTTGEERLIDSNARHLAATVEMCPLHHPVDVAVIDEAQMLTDPDRGAAWTAAIMGTPAREIFVLGAPDCIPMVKRIAELCGDEVSEMHLKRKSPLETGPVLSLDKLRKGDALIAFSRREVLDLRAELMSLGRKVAVIYGALSPEVRCAEAARFNAGKADILIATDAIGMGLNLSIRRVIFSALQKFDGRDVRPLNNQEIKQIGGRAGRFGRHEKGLVCVLEGAGSPSRIHAALLAPPDPIKDTRPQVQPDSDIIHMVAREVGTDSLYGTLSRLQRAVLQPNDPNYRLANMDQALEIAAALEGVENLDLNTRWTYAMCPIQIQDKGITRLVEWASYHSRREQITPPGTGRLPNPLQTSREELEQAEKRHRRLVSWRWLAMRFPEIYADLPQAEKNAKMLNDWIEQVLRTQSQMRGKNKHHSHKQASHKKHHTKRKNEHSQKSASSRSKQKNSLKKHPKR; this is encoded by the coding sequence TGCAAGACACAACAGAAGAATTACAAGAAAAGGGTATTTTTCTCTCTCCGATCCAAATTGAAATGCTTGCACTTTCTATCGGGGAAGCGCTCGGAGAAAAAAATACAAATTTTGCAAAATCTCTAGCAAAACAAGAAGAAAAACGACTTAAAAACCAACAGCAAATTAAAGAACGTGCTGAAATAAACCGTCTGCGTGAATTAGAAAAAATTCAAAAATGGGAAGAAAGTCTTGTTCCATTCGAAGACTTGCCTAAAATCCTTCATTGTAGCAGACGTGAAGCTCTCCGTTGGATTGCTGAAAAACGCCTTGTTCCGACAAAAAGAGAAGAAAAAAATGGCATCGAGATTTATCTTTTTGATCCAAAACTTCTTTCTCGTCTCAAAAAATCTGTCTTTGAATGGCGGCGTGACGAATCTCCACAATATAAAAAGCCTCATGAGCTTCCAATTGTTCCCCGCGGAAGCCGTGAAGGCAATGCTGCAATTGCCAAAGTCGCTGCTTTAGACAAGTTCGCTGCACACTTCAAAACAGCTCGTGCAATGAAGCGGCATATTACAATTATTACCGGGCCAACAAATTCTGGAAAATCATACGCAGCCCTAAAAGCACTAACAAAGGCAGAAAGTGGTATGGCTTTAGCGCCTTTACGCCTGCTTGCGCATGAGTTTTATGATTCCCTCCTTTCCCAAGGCATAAAAACTTCCCTGACAACAGGAGAAGAACGACTCATCGATTCAAACGCCCGTCATTTAGCCGCAACCGTAGAAATGTGCCCCCTTCATCACCCTGTCGATGTTGCCGTCATTGATGAAGCGCAAATGCTCACAGATCCTGATAGAGGCGCAGCTTGGACGGCAGCGATCATGGGTACACCTGCAAGAGAAATTTTCGTTCTTGGCGCTCCAGACTGTATTCCTATGGTAAAGCGTATTGCTGAACTTTGCGGAGATGAAGTCTCCGAAATGCACCTAAAACGTAAAAGTCCTCTAGAAACAGGTCCTGTGCTCTCTTTAGACAAGCTTCGTAAAGGAGATGCCCTTATTGCATTTTCGCGCAGAGAAGTTCTAGATCTCCGTGCGGAACTTATGTCTCTTGGACGTAAGGTTGCAGTTATTTATGGGGCTCTGAGTCCTGAGGTTCGTTGCGCAGAAGCTGCGCGCTTCAACGCAGGGAAAGCCGACATTCTAATTGCAACAGATGCAATTGGCATGGGACTCAATCTCTCCATCCGCCGTGTTATTTTTAGTGCGCTCCAAAAATTTGATGGACGTGATGTTCGTCCTCTCAATAATCAAGAAATCAAGCAAATCGGCGGAAGAGCCGGACGTTTTGGAAGGCATGAAAAAGGACTGGTGTGCGTTTTAGAGGGCGCTGGAAGCCCTTCAAGGATACATGCAGCTCTTCTTGCGCCACCAGATCCTATCAAAGACACCCGCCCACAAGTTCAGCCAGATTCTGATATCATTCACATGGTTGCAAGAGAAGTTGGCACAGACAGCCTCTATGGGACATTAAGTCGACTTCAACGTGCGGTCTTACAGCCTAATGATCCAAATTACAGGTTGGCGAATATGGATCAGGCGCTGGAAATTGCGGCTGCGCTTGAAGGCGTTGAAAATCTTGACTTGAATACACGTTGGACTTACGCCATGTGTCCTATTCAAATTCAAGATAAAGGGATTACTCGCCTTGTCGAATGGGCCTCATACCATTCTCGCCGTGAACAAATCACACCACCTGGAACTGGTCGCCTGCCTAATCCACTTCAAACATCACGAGAAGAACTTGAACAAGCAGAAAAACGCCATAGAAGACTGGTCAGCTGGCGCTGGTTAGCCATGCGTTTTCCTGAAATCTACGCCGACCTTCCACAAGCAGAAAAAAATGCAAAAATGCTTAATGATTGGATTGAACAGGTCTTACGCACCCAAAGCCAAATGCGAGGTAAAAATAAGCATCACTCGCATAAACAGGCCTCTCACAAAAAACATCATACAAAACGCAAAAACGAGCATAGCCAGAAATCAGCCTCATCCCGTTCAAAGCAAAAAAACAGCTTAAAAAAACACCCGAAAAGATGA